The sequence tttttaatttctagttcgaatcacacacacacacacacacacacacacacacacaagttaTTCCACATAACTGTTATCTGAAGTAATGATATgagataattattgtaaaacattAGATTAAGATAACAGcagaaattttgattatttatataaacgattaaattacaatttaaaaaatttaattaatttattctatttacttatttacttgtttattttatttttttgtttacattaaattttagctgaaaatattaattcttgttttttctctcttgttTTTGTTTCGAATAAACAGTTAatcataattacatttaaatttaccctggtaaaaatataaaatcaaaatgtaagtaaaatgtaaagagagagtaatagaagcgttaaaAAAACTTCTATTACTTTCTTTACATTCCATTTACgctttgattttatatttttatcagggTATAGTAAAATGTAGTTGCTACTTCTTTTAAGTGccaaaaatgtgaaaatatattactgttATCCAGATAggaaaatatgcaaaaaaattttagtagcattaaacttttttaatgtaatttttaatatattacgtcataattgtaaatctaatttaaaaatcattaattctagatttaattttgtcttatgtacagcaatttttttaattggatgttgaaaataaatacttatataactacccagatagccaaataaaggcaacgtgttgttattttgctgtcacttattccctattaattttatcaaactaaagccaaggtgtttcctcaaactgtctgttgttctgacatcatgtaaaattctacattagaattcaacaaactgacggcaagttgtcaacatgcatgcacaattgctgtcaatgtgacaagtttattattcttcaatgcatgcacttataattttataaactcatgaaggttatttgctctcctgatgttaacttcgttccacgttaaattacaatgacagcaaattgtgggcaagttcacaacatgcatgcagtgcattaatttacccgatatgcttaatctcgcttggctatctgggtataatataatgtagaaTTATCTTAGCACAATTAAAACTGAgtatatttcagaaaattttataatgtacaaATTGTTGGAAAACAAAAGGAAATCATTACATCATAAATtgtgcaattattatttaaatgtttttaaatgaaaattttacacaaaaatttgaaataatatgcataaaacataatattattttaacattacttctaaatatttaataaaaagttcaataaattatttatgaaagatttagaaattataattacaaactgCTTTAGagcagaaaatattatttacgctgttatatatgtaacaattattgcgaaaattcCTGTCTTGGTATTTACTTTGCCtaggtatttatttttaataacaataaagtctataaatttaaaaagaataaaaaaataagaaagataatagaaaaagTTATCTagattaattacttaaataatactctatattatacaaattttataattataataaatttaagctTTGTCTACCTTTTTGTAGAAACTTATAATGTAGCTCGGACAGCAGCCATGAAGAAGGCTGATACAGGCGAAGTTTTAGATTCGGAAGTAACGGATAAAGAAAAGGGAAGAGGCAAACGACGTATTACAAAAGCAAAACATTTTGATGATACTGATGAAGATATGGATAATGTAAACGCtgttctaaattatagaaaaaagaaaaagaaagccaTTGTGTCTAGTGAGTCTGATGATGACAGAAGATCACTGCCTGCTGCAGAAGTAAGTGGgattagagaaaaattaaaagcgcTTCAACAGAGAAATGCATCAACCTCAAAAGATGTCTGTTGCATTATCTACACGAAAGAAGAGTAGCTCTGGATATGATACGTTGGCG is a genomic window of Monomorium pharaonis isolate MP-MQ-018 chromosome 7, ASM1337386v2, whole genome shotgun sequence containing:
- the LOC118646616 gene encoding uncharacterized protein LOC118646616; translated protein: MEIYICVYHLPTPRNVLYSVVVFTEEDTVDVVATKWITDNGTAVYWPPTNKGQSISRLVMGLVVPNNDWKKCPVIVEHSYKTYNVARTAAMKKADTGEVLDSEVTDKEKGRGKRRITKAKHFDDTDEDMDNVNAVLNYRKKKKKAIVSSESDDDRRSLPAAEVSGIREKLKALQQRNASTSKDVCCIIYTKEE